The Chloroflexota bacterium genome includes the window ACAACCGCTTGCAACGCGGCGAAGCACGGCTCGGCGGCGCGCATGTACCAATCGTATTCGCTCGACCATTCGTAGTTGAAACTATTGACGCCGGATTGTTGCCACAGGTAGTACTTGAAATTCGCAAGCGATTGCAAATCTACCGCGCTCGGGTCCACCAAAATAATTTCGTGTTCGTACGCGCCAAACTTGCGCGTGCCGTACAACACGTGGACGTGATAGGAGAGTTCGACCTGGGCTAACGCGCGTCGCACGCTCGCCGAAACATCGAAGACATGGTCGAAACTGGAAAAGCGAACCTTGAATCCGTTGCGCGGCGCGTAAAGCCGTTCGTGTTCGAGCGCGTCGTGTTGGTGAAACGAACCGACGAGAATCGTTCGCTTGACCGATTGATTGTACGCGGGTTGACTGAGCAAACCATCGAGCACCGCGCCGATGCCGCCGACTTTCCAACCGGCTTCATGCGTGGAATGGACGAGGAGATCGAGTTTCGTGGATGGCATGATTCAACTCATACCCCGGCGCGTTGCAGCGCGGCGAGCACGATAGCTTGTGCTTGTTGTTGAATCATTTTCAAATGTTCCGCGCCGACAAAACTTTCCGCGTACACTTTGTAGATATTTTCCGTGCCCGAAGGTCGCGCCGCGAACCAACCATTTTGCGTGACGACTTTGAGTCCGCCGATGGACGCGTCGTTGCCCGGCGCGCGCGTCAACTTCGCGATGATTTTTTCGCCGGCGAGTTCTTCGGCTTGGACGAGTTCGGGCGAGAGATTACCCAACACCGATTTTTGTCCCGGCGTTGCGGGCACATCCATGCGCTCGTACACCGAACTGCCGAACTGCGCTTCCAACGCGCGATAGTGCTCGCCCGGATCGCGCCCGGTCGTCGCGGTGATTTCGGCGGCGAGCAAATCCATGATGATGCCGTCCTTGTCCGTCGTCCACACCGTGCCGTCGTGGCGCAAGAACGATGCGCCCGCGCTCTCTTCACCGCCGAAACCAAACGAGCCGTCGAGCAATCCATCCACGAACCACTTGAAGCCGACCGGCACCTCGACCAATTGGCGACCCAGGTTTGTGGCAACGCGATCAATCATCGAACTCGAAACGAGCGTCTTGCCAATTGCAGAATCTTTGCGCCAGCCCGCACGATGTTGGAACAGGTACGCAATTGCGACCGCGAGATAATGGTTTGGATTCAGCAACCCGGCGCTGCGCGTGACGATGCCGTGCCGATCCGTATCGGGGTCGTTGCCGAACGCGATGTCGAATTTATCTTTGAGTTGAATCAACCCAGCCATCGCGAACGGCGACGAACAATCCATGCGAATCTTGCCGTCGTGGTCCACCGTCATAAATCCAAACGTCGGGTCCACGTATGGATTCACCACCTCGATGTCGAGTTTGTACTGCTCGGCGATCGGTTGCCAGAACGCGACACTCGCGCCGCCGAGCGGGTCCACGCCGAGTTTGAGCCGCGCGGACGCGATGCGCTCCATCGCGATGATGTTGCCCAGGTCGGCAACGTACGGCGCGATGTAATCGCGCGCGTGAACGTTGTCGGCGCGGAGCGCGCGTTCAAACGGCAGACGCTTGACCGCGCGCAAGCCATCCTTGAGAATTTCATTCGCGCGATCCTGGATCGTTTTGGTCGTCGTTGTGTCCGCGGGTCCGGCGGAGGGAGGATTGTACTTGAATCCGCCGTCCTCGGGCGGATTGTGCGAGGGCGTGATCACGACGCCATCGGCAAGCCCGGTTTTTTTATCGCGATTGAACGTCAAGATCGCGTGCGAGATGACCGGCGTTGGCGTGTAGCCCAGGTCTTTTTGAATGACGAGGTGAATGTCGTTCGCGGCGAACACTTCAATCGCAGTGATGAAC containing:
- a CDS encoding alpha-D-glucose phosphate-specific phosphoglucomutase; translated protein: MSTHPLAGKPAPREMLVNVPRLVAAYYARQPNVANSAERVAFGTSGHRGSSLANSFNEHHVLAICQAICEHKQAQGFAGPLYLGMDSHALSEPAFITAIEVFAANDIHLVIQKDLGYTPTPVISHAILTFNRDKKTGLADGVVITPSHNPPEDGGFKYNPPSAGPADTTTTKTIQDRANEILKDGLRAVKRLPFERALRADNVHARDYIAPYVADLGNIIAMERIASARLKLGVDPLGGASVAFWQPIAEQYKLDIEVVNPYVDPTFGFMTVDHDGKIRMDCSSPFAMAGLIQLKDKFDIAFGNDPDTDRHGIVTRSAGLLNPNHYLAVAIAYLFQHRAGWRKDSAIGKTLVSSSMIDRVATNLGRQLVEVPVGFKWFVDGLLDGSFGFGGEESAGASFLRHDGTVWTTDKDGIIMDLLAAEITATTGRDPGEHYRALEAQFGSSVYERMDVPATPGQKSVLGNLSPELVQAEELAGEKIIAKLTRAPGNDASIGGLKVVTQNGWFAARPSGTENIYKVYAESFVGAEHLKMIQQQAQAIVLAALQRAGV